The DNA segment CCGAGATTTTGACCCAAAATTTTCCCACCTTAGACAAGCTTCAAACAGCAACTTTCGCAAAGTTACAGGGAGTCTATGGTATTGGGGAAGAAATCGCCCAGTCTGTGGTGGATTGGTTCCGAGTGGAAGCAAACCAACAGCTCATTGCAGCGCTACAAAATGCGGGTTTAACCTTTGAGGCTACCCAAACGGCTCCGGTACAAACGAATAGCAGCATTGCGGGTAAAACCTTCGTGATTACCGGCACTCTACCCACTTTGAAACGTTCTGAAGCAGCGGACAAAATTAAAGCAGCAGGCGGCAAAGTCACCAGCTCAGTGAGCAAAAAAACCGATTATCTTTTAGCGGGAGAAAATGCAGGTTCAAAACTCGAAAAAGCGAGAACACTTGGTGTAACAGAGTTAGATGAGGCACAATTTTTTGAGCTATTGTCCTCGACGACAGCTTAAAAGAACTTTTCTCAGACAATTTTGATCAAAGATTTAGTGATGTCGAATAAATTTTAAAGACAATTGACAATTTATGTTCTTCCCGGGGAAAGGTGCTCCTAAAAGGTCAGGGATGCTGTAGGTTGCGTCGTTCACGGAGACTCTAATTTCGACCTCTTCTAAGGGGGGAATATTTTATTCTGGTTTGAAATTTCTAGAAATCACTTCGGCGATCGCCGGACAAAAGGCCAATGGTCATCATCATTTTTGCGCCAAACACATTGTTCACCTTTTTGCTTGGATGGTAAGAACATTACTAGTAAGTGACAAATGATAATTTAGAATTGTTAAGCTCTTGTTAATGTGCTCTTCTCCTAAGGTTGTTCTTGCGAACTATTTATGGCGTTTCTGATCCCAGCTCAACATCGTAGTTTTCTCCCGCGCTTCTACCGACTTGCCGTTGTCGGTATTTTATCGAATATGATGATTCCCCTCGCCAGTCTTGTGGACTCGGCATTTTTGGGTCATCTCGAAAATATCAACTACCTTGCTGGGGTCATTTTAGGCGGTATTTTATTTGACTATCTCTACCGTATTCTGAAGTTTCTACGGAATAGCACTAACAGTCTGACGGCTAATGCGGTGGGCAAAGATGACCAAGCGGCGATGTTGGTTGTCATTTTGCGGTGTGGTCTGATGGCTCTGGCGATCGCCGCCGTGATGTTGCTATTTCAATATCCCATCCACAGATTTGGGTTTGCGCTGTTGTCCGGTTCGCCAGAAATGGAGCTAGCAGGACTGGACTATTTCAATGCTCGTATTTGGGGTGCGCCAGCTGTTTTACTAAATTTTGTGGTGATTGGCTGGTTCCTTGGCCGAGAGCTGAACTGGATTGTCTTGCTGATGTCTTTTGTGGGCAATGGCAGCAATGTCCTATTCGACTATTTGATGATTGTGCAGTGGGGTTGGGAAAGCACAGGTGCCGGATTAGCGACGGCTATCAGTCAATATCTAGCCTTGTTTATCGGGCTGGTGGCGATCGCCTTCACGACGAAATGGCAATTTTTTAAGACAGCATGGTCACAGATTTTTAAGGGTAATGACCTATCCCGCACCCTTGCTCTCAAAGGTAATATGCTGATTCGCTATTTCAGCTGGATTTCCTCCTACGCGATTTTCACCAACCTCAGTGCCTCCTTTGGAACAGAGCTGCTAGCAGAAAACGGTTTGCTCTTACAGATTGCCCTGTTGAGCCAATTTACCGTACAAGGGGTGGGCATGACTTCCCAAACATTAATCGGCAATTTTCACGGGCAAAAACAAACAGATAAAATCATGTCGGTACTGAAAGTCGCTCTGCTCACAGGACTGGCGATCGCCCTTGGATTTGCCCTAGTGACCGTATTTTTTCCCCACATTATTTTTAAAATATTGACCAACCACGCCAACGTCACCCAAATGATGCAACGTTCCGCAATTTGGCTCATTCCGTTGCTCAGCCTTAATGCGATCGCCTTTATGTTGGAGAGCTACTTCAGCGGTATTAAAGACGGTGTCACCCTCCGCAACGGTGCCTTATTGGGTTTTGTCTGCGGCTTTTTACCACTCACTTATTTTGCCAATTACTACCAAAGTGAAAACCTATTATGGGCAGCATTAACAGGCCATATGGCAACGGTTTGTATCTACCTCACCTTTCGACTGCTACGCATCCACCAATCACCAGTATTGGTACTATCACCCGGTGATCGCAAAGCAAATAAAGTCCGGATCTCTGCGTAAACTACGCCATTGCCATCGATCAATGGGATCACAAAAAAATATAGACATGTGGTTAAAATTTGTCTTCAGAGTTTTTTAGAAAAAGGGTGACAAGGAGACGCGGAGAAACTAGCCTGCTATTCATCCCGTTCTCACCAAAATTTATGGACGAAGAAAATTCCCCTTTCACCATATCTCGCAGGAAGCACATCCAAAAAAAGCAGCAAAAATTATCAGCCCACCATTTTTTCTCTCCATCGTCCCCACACCGTGTGATGATTACAGATTTTGCTTGACCCAAACTTCGACCCCTTAGGCGATCGCCAAAAAAAAGCGGAAACGTCTCAACATGAAACATCCCCGCAAGAAAGCATAAATATTATTGAAATCGAAATGAGATCGTTACCCTAACCAGCCCACAGGCTTCAGTCGGCAACACTTGAGATTAATAATTTTTGAGGTACTCTTTGGCCTCTTTACAATCAATGCTGTCACAATCACCGCCCTTCTGAGCCTGCTGCTTGAGCACTTGTCTTGCCCAAACTCGCTGCATTGCGGAAAGAGTTCCGTTACGTTGCTTATCGCGAATTGCCATTTTTGCTACGCTCCTTACTTAATATCTGACAGCTGAACTGTATCAACCGTTACATTATTTATAGCATTTTCAAAATTTCATTGCCCAAGATATCAATAGATCTTAACAAAGATGACAATAATAATCAGGTTCCTTTATCTTTAAATAGGTGACATTGCGGAGTAAGTTCAGATCATGGCTAATTTTCTCAAAGCCTATCTGGCTAAGCAATTGGGGCATCCTGCTGGCTGGTTTGGTCAGGTGCTGCTACGTATTCTCAATCGTAGTAATCGGGCAATGAACGATTTAACATTCCAGCAATTGGCTTTAGCAAAAAATCACCATATTCTAGAAATTGGGTTTGGTGGTGGTGATCTCATTAGTTGTTGTCTGGCGGCTGAGAGCACCCTCAAAGTCTCAGGGATTGATCCGGCGATCGCCGCCGTTGATTTTGCCAAAAGACGTTTTAAAGAGACATTGCAATCGGATCGACTACAAATTGCCCAAGCATCTGGCGAAAATATCCCTTTTGCCGACGCAGCTTTTGACCGCATTATGACCGTTAACACCCTGTATTTTTGGTCAAAACCAGCACAAGTTTTAGCCTCCTGTCGGCGAGTCCTGAAACCTGCGGGCAAGCTGGTGATCACCTACAACAACAAACAATTTCTCGAAAAAACCCAAGCAACAAACTACGGTTTTCAAGCCTATGATCCCCATGAAGTGGAGGCGATGCTAGGGAAAGCTGGATTTTTAGAGATCCAAACCGTTGCCGAAGAAAGCCCCTATGATGGGCAATTTTTCTGTACCGTTGGCGTAAAAAATACATAGTTGGTTATGGCGCAATTGTTGAGGCGATCGCCCCTTTATCCGTTGGCTCAGACAGGTCAGGATACAGGGGGCGCACCAAAATCGGCGCATAGAAATCGTCCTGTAATAATTCAACTTTTGACTGGGCGGACAAAAGCAGTAATGCCCAAAAAATCCCCACCTTTTCGTGGCGGTGTTGTTGGCGGGTAATTTCTTCTGGGAAAAACTCATTGGCTTCTTTATAGGCGAGCCATTGGGTAACCACTTCATTCAGTTCAATGACAATCGGTGTATCTGGTTTATCCGGCGATCGTGTCTGGAAAAATTGCTCCAGTTGGGCGGCCAGTTCCGTTAAATTTTCATCGTGGGCAAGCTGCGTAATCTGTTTAATCGCGGCTTTATTCGACATTTTGCGAGGACGTTTGACCCGTTGTTTAGGCACATGATCCTCAATTTCATTGGCGATCTGCTGAATTTGAATAATAAATTCTTGCAATGTAACGCGACGGCGTTTTGGTGGCGGTGCAGAGGCACGACGACGAATATGTTTTTCTAATTTGAGGGGTAATCGTCTGCCATTTGCTTCGTCCCATTCTTCGAGAAAGTCATCTTCTTGCAGCTCTTCTTCAATGGCGGTCAAACTCTCCAAGGTATCGGCTTTCAATAACACTAATTTCGATGCCCACAGAAAAGTCTGCCCCGATTGGGGTAAATCGAGATCCGCCACCGCCACATCCTCCGCGCGCCCCGTCAATCCCAATTCACTCAAAAATTGATCGATTACATCGATCACCTGCACATCCCATGGGTCTATCTCTCCCTCTTGGGCAAGGTTAATCAGGGTGGCGATCGCCTCTTGAGCTTTATTGGCCATAGACTTCCTTAAAACATACGACTACCATTACCCACCTGACTAATCTGGCGCGGCACTAGAACCATTTTCGTGATTTTCAGCTTGGTTGTCCGTCGTCGACTCCGACTCCTCCTCTGGGCGATCGCCATCCATATCCTCAGCACTAGCTAAAGACAACGATTCTGTTTCTTCTTGAGTAGATTGAGGCTCTTCCTCTAACTCAAGAGCTTCACCTTCCGTCTCCGTTTGCAATTCCGCCAAAGTCTTTTCCAACTCCTCAATTTTGCGGCTTTGCTGCTTCAATTCCCGCTGGGCTTTCCAAGATTCAATTTGCCGTTGCAGCTGATCCCAGAGACTAAAAATCCAAGCCAACATTGCCCCCGTGCCAACCGCAAGCAACAGCTCAATAGACAAAGGCGCTTCAATTTGCACACCGGGAATCAGATTAATCGCAGCCGTTTGCGTATTTTCAATACTAAAAAGAGCCAGTCCCAAGCACAGTGCGAAAAACAATAAAAAATTTAACTGCCGCATAATTTTGATTTAAATCTTGACCCGCTTCCGCTTAGAATAGCTCACTATTTTTCGGCTTAACCGCAATTACTCAATAATCTTTGTATGAGTTTGCAAAGGAGAAAAACCAAAGGATATAGCAACCCAAAGACACGGCGACAGGGCGATAGAGACAGGAGACATAACCGAGAGGTTCTGCCCCAAAAATCTGAAACACCACAAAATAGTGACACCATGCCTCAAAACAGGTGAACGAGCAAAATTGATCCTCTCACTTGGTCACCCCATCACCCTGTCACCCTGTCATCTTTTCCCATCGACAACACCCAAGAGACAAACAAATTCTCTCCCTAGCCCTAGGTCAAAGACATAGCAGAGCCTGTTGAAGTCGCATCCCCTAAAGACACATTGACCCCAGAGTAAACAGTACCTCGCCGAGCGTCGATGGAAATAATACCGCCATCTCGAATCAAAGTCGTTGCATCACTAAAGCCAACAATAACCGGGATCCCAAGGCGCATGCCAATGGTGGCAGCATGGCAATTTTGGCTACCGTCCTCAATGACAAGGCCGCTGGCTTTACGGATCATGTCAATGTGAGTCGCATCGGTAGAAGCAGCGACTAAAATTTCACCGATACTAAAATCATTAATTTCTT comes from the [Limnothrix rosea] IAM M-220 genome and includes:
- the gntT gene encoding guanitoxin biosynthesis MATE family efflux transporter GntT, producing MAFLIPAQHRSFLPRFYRLAVVGILSNMMIPLASLVDSAFLGHLENINYLAGVILGGILFDYLYRILKFLRNSTNSLTANAVGKDDQAAMLVVILRCGLMALAIAAVMLLFQYPIHRFGFALLSGSPEMELAGLDYFNARIWGAPAVLLNFVVIGWFLGRELNWIVLLMSFVGNGSNVLFDYLMIVQWGWESTGAGLATAISQYLALFIGLVAIAFTTKWQFFKTAWSQIFKGNDLSRTLALKGNMLIRYFSWISSYAIFTNLSASFGTELLAENGLLLQIALLSQFTVQGVGMTSQTLIGNFHGQKQTDKIMSVLKVALLTGLAIALGFALVTVFFPHIIFKILTNHANVTQMMQRSAIWLIPLLSLNAIAFMLESYFSGIKDGVTLRNGALLGFVCGFLPLTYFANYYQSENLLWAALTGHMATVCIYLTFRLLRIHQSPVLVLSPGDRKANKVRISA
- a CDS encoding class I SAM-dependent methyltransferase encodes the protein MANFLKAYLAKQLGHPAGWFGQVLLRILNRSNRAMNDLTFQQLALAKNHHILEIGFGGGDLISCCLAAESTLKVSGIDPAIAAVDFAKRRFKETLQSDRLQIAQASGENIPFADAAFDRIMTVNTLYFWSKPAQVLASCRRVLKPAGKLVITYNNKQFLEKTQATNYGFQAYDPHEVEAMLGKAGFLEIQTVAEESPYDGQFFCTVGVKNT
- a CDS encoding segregation/condensation protein A, whose protein sequence is MANKAQEAIATLINLAQEGEIDPWDVQVIDVIDQFLSELGLTGRAEDVAVADLDLPQSGQTFLWASKLVLLKADTLESLTAIEEELQEDDFLEEWDEANGRRLPLKLEKHIRRRASAPPPKRRRVTLQEFIIQIQQIANEIEDHVPKQRVKRPRKMSNKAAIKQITQLAHDENLTELAAQLEQFFQTRSPDKPDTPIVIELNEVVTQWLAYKEANEFFPEEITRQQHRHEKVGIFWALLLLSAQSKVELLQDDFYAPILVRPLYPDLSEPTDKGAIASTIAP
- a CDS encoding lipopolysaccharide assembly LapA domain-containing protein, producing MRQLNFLLFFALCLGLALFSIENTQTAAINLIPGVQIEAPLSIELLLAVGTGAMLAWIFSLWDQLQRQIESWKAQRELKQQSRKIEELEKTLAELQTETEGEALELEEEPQSTQEETESLSLASAEDMDGDRPEEESESTTDNQAENHENGSSAAPD